A region from the Simiduia sp. 21SJ11W-1 genome encodes:
- a CDS encoding zinc-dependent metalloprotease, producing MARTLFIALCLWLAAGCSPTPEARNKTIHNFTQGLEHQPGLIPLFIDAEAGKVYLHIAKQSPDYIYYFSLPQGLGSNDIGLDRGQLMGLESKLVHFEPAGDKVLLRQRNTYYRAVSDNAQEQQSVSEAFASSVLWGFPVVARDAEALLVDATDFMLRDSHGVARRLKQTQQGEYSPDASRSAVYLSRTKAFPNNTELEATVTFTGTEPGKFVKDVAPDPHSISLRMHHSFVALPAPGFTPREFHPQSGFWAFEFKDYAAPIEADMTRRFIPRHRLAKKDPSAELSEAVQPIIYYLDPGTPEPVRTALLEGGRWWNDAFEAAGYRNAFQIKILPEHADPMDVRYNVIQWVHRATRGWSYGYGLTDPRTGEIIKGHVTLGSLRVRQDYLIAQGMTAPFTDENTDTTPMTHMALARIRQLSAHEIGHTLGIAHNFAASPFERASVMDYPHPLITLENGQVSLRQAYAEGIGAWDKRVIQYGYGDFGNNKARLDFVAQSRALGFEFISDPDSRSLGDFHATASLWDNGQAPADELARVITLRAHALAQFNENALAFGRPYSDLEEILVPVYYYHRYQAEAAGKLLGGYHYNYGVKRKGEKLQFEPVAAAVQKQALRQLIHTLTPEFLSLPPAISTRVAPKAYGYEKSRESTQGYTGALLDPLAMAEASAGHSLRILLHPERLARLQWQHANDSGALSPGALLDAVWASTQTPQTGVARLISEQNQLLIATHVGELLAAEQLSPNLRATLSAFATRISPKAPAPGHQQVLAALIKKAQGQLAGKDGIKPKPLPPGSPI from the coding sequence ATGGCCCGCACACTTTTTATTGCCCTATGCCTTTGGCTTGCCGCCGGTTGCAGCCCGACCCCCGAGGCGCGCAACAAAACCATTCACAACTTTACCCAAGGGCTTGAACATCAGCCGGGGCTGATTCCACTGTTTATTGATGCCGAGGCAGGCAAGGTGTACTTGCACATTGCCAAACAAAGCCCCGATTACATTTATTACTTCAGCCTGCCCCAGGGCCTGGGCTCGAACGACATAGGCCTGGATCGCGGCCAATTGATGGGCCTTGAAAGCAAGCTCGTACACTTTGAACCGGCCGGCGACAAAGTGTTGCTGCGCCAGCGCAACACCTACTACCGCGCCGTGTCAGACAACGCGCAAGAGCAGCAGTCGGTAAGCGAGGCCTTTGCCAGCTCTGTGCTGTGGGGCTTCCCGGTGGTGGCGCGCGATGCCGAGGCGCTGCTGGTGGATGCCACAGACTTCATGCTGCGCGACAGCCACGGCGTGGCGCGCAGGCTCAAGCAAACCCAACAGGGCGAATACAGCCCCGATGCCAGCCGCTCGGCGGTGTATTTGTCACGCACCAAGGCCTTCCCCAACAACACCGAACTTGAGGCAACGGTGACCTTCACGGGCACCGAACCGGGTAAATTTGTAAAAGACGTGGCGCCCGACCCCCACAGCATCAGCCTGCGCATGCACCACAGTTTTGTGGCGCTGCCCGCGCCCGGCTTCACGCCCCGGGAATTTCACCCCCAAAGCGGCTTTTGGGCCTTTGAGTTCAAAGACTATGCAGCCCCCATTGAAGCCGACATGACCCGCCGGTTTATCCCACGCCACAGGCTCGCCAAAAAAGACCCATCAGCAGAGCTGAGCGAGGCGGTGCAGCCCATCATCTATTATCTGGACCCAGGCACCCCGGAGCCCGTGCGCACCGCACTGCTGGAAGGCGGGCGCTGGTGGAACGACGCCTTTGAAGCGGCCGGCTACCGCAACGCCTTTCAAATAAAAATACTGCCCGAACACGCAGACCCGATGGATGTGCGCTACAACGTGATCCAATGGGTACACCGCGCCACCCGCGGCTGGTCTTATGGCTATGGCCTCACAGACCCGCGCACCGGCGAAATCATCAAGGGCCACGTGACCCTAGGCTCGCTGCGCGTGCGCCAGGATTACCTCATCGCCCAGGGCATGACCGCACCCTTCACCGATGAAAACACAGACACCACCCCCATGACCCACATGGCACTGGCGCGCATTCGCCAGCTCTCGGCCCACGAGATAGGCCACACCCTGGGCATTGCCCACAACTTTGCCGCCAGCCCCTTTGAGCGCGCCTCGGTGATGGATTACCCCCACCCGCTCATCACCCTTGAAAACGGCCAGGTGTCTTTGCGCCAGGCCTACGCCGAGGGCATTGGCGCCTGGGATAAACGCGTCATTCAATACGGCTATGGCGACTTTGGAAATAACAAGGCCCGGCTGGATTTTGTGGCGCAATCGCGCGCCTTGGGCTTTGAATTTATTTCAGACCCAGACAGCCGCAGCCTGGGCGACTTTCACGCCACCGCAAGCCTTTGGGATAACGGCCAGGCACCGGCCGACGAGCTGGCGCGGGTGATCACACTGCGCGCCCATGCGCTGGCACAATTCAACGAAAATGCCCTGGCCTTTGGGCGCCCCTATTCGGATTTAGAGGAAATACTGGTGCCGGTATATTACTACCACCGCTACCAGGCTGAGGCCGCGGGCAAATTGTTGGGCGGCTATCACTACAACTACGGCGTGAAACGCAAAGGTGAAAAACTGCAATTCGAACCCGTGGCCGCAGCAGTACAAAAGCAGGCCTTGCGCCAGCTTATACATACCCTAACGCCCGAGTTCCTGAGCCTGCCACCTGCCATCAGCACAAGGGTTGCACCCAAGGCCTACGGCTATGAGAAATCCCGCGAGAGCACCCAGGGTTACACCGGCGCCCTGCTAGACCCGCTCGCCATGGCCGAGGCCAGCGCCGGCCACAGCCTGCGCATTTTGCTACACCCAGAGCGGCTGGCCCGCCTGCAGTGGCAGCATGCCAACGATTCAGGCGCGCTTTCGCCCGGCGCGCTTTTGGACGCCGTGTGGGCCAGCACCCAAACGCCGCAGACGGGCGTTGCGCGATTGATCAGCGAGCAGAACCAGCTGTTAATCGCCACCCACGTTGGCGAACTGTTGGCCGCCGAGCAGCTCTCGCCCAACCTGCGCGCCACGCTTTCAGCCTTTGCCACCCGCATCAGCCCCAAGGCTCCCGCCCCTGGCCACCAACAGGTGTTGGCCGCGCTCATCAAAAAAGCTCAAGGGCAGCTGGCCGGGAAAGACGGCATCAAACCAAAACCCCTGCCACCCGGCTCGCCCATCTAG
- a CDS encoding SufE family protein has protein sequence MSFQAPLDDFSALDPAELSRVQGWAAKYKMLMAWGNRVQVKPWLRCDQQRVRGCETALWLAHAEADGRHWFAVDGESRIVKGLAVLLLVHINGQSRTHIAALDLPGLLAAEGLEKHLSPSRSNGFNALVTRVREWLVHA, from the coding sequence ATGTCTTTTCAAGCCCCGCTGGACGACTTCAGCGCGCTGGATCCCGCCGAGCTAAGCCGCGTGCAAGGGTGGGCAGCAAAATACAAAATGCTCATGGCCTGGGGCAACCGCGTTCAGGTTAAACCCTGGCTCAGGTGCGACCAACAGCGTGTGCGCGGTTGTGAAACCGCCTTGTGGTTGGCCCATGCCGAGGCCGATGGGCGCCACTGGTTTGCCGTTGATGGCGAATCGCGCATTGTGAAGGGCTTGGCGGTATTGCTGCTGGTGCACATTAACGGCCAAAGCCGCACCCACATTGCCGCACTCGATCTTCCGGGGTTGCTGGCCGCAGAAGGGTTGGAAAAACACCTCTCGCCTTCGCGCAGTAACGGTTTTAACGCCTTGGTTACCCGCGTGCGCGAATGGCTGGTGCACGCTTAA
- the tcdA gene encoding tRNA cyclic N6-threonylcarbamoyladenosine(37) synthase TcdA produces MTSTTPLSDAYLQRFGGIARLYGRAALDQLHSAHFMVIGIGGVGSWAAEALARTGVGTITLVDLDEVCVTNSNRQLHTLASTIGQPKTAVIAERLYGINPEMCVHCVEDFVEPENVAAIIGKQCDVVLDCIDSAFVKSAIIGHCKRQKTPVITVGSSGGKTDPRQITSLDLAKTTNDPLLAKTRNNLRRHYNFSRNAKRNFSIEAIYSTEQLKFPDAEGGVCENKSALGAEVKLDCGGGLGAATMVTASFGMIAASRGIERFLRTQNAPKN; encoded by the coding sequence ATGACCAGCACAACCCCACTTTCGGATGCCTACCTACAACGCTTTGGCGGTATCGCGCGGCTATATGGCCGGGCGGCACTCGATCAACTGCACAGCGCCCACTTCATGGTGATAGGCATTGGCGGCGTGGGTTCTTGGGCGGCGGAAGCGCTGGCGCGCACCGGGGTGGGCACCATTACCTTGGTGGATTTGGATGAGGTGTGCGTCACCAACAGCAACCGCCAGTTGCATACGCTCGCCAGCACCATTGGCCAGCCCAAAACCGCGGTGATTGCCGAGCGGCTCTACGGCATTAACCCGGAAATGTGTGTGCATTGCGTGGAAGATTTTGTAGAGCCTGAAAACGTGGCGGCCATTATTGGTAAACAATGCGATGTGGTGCTTGATTGCATAGATTCGGCGTTCGTGAAATCGGCCATTATCGGACATTGCAAACGCCAGAAAACACCGGTGATTACCGTGGGCTCATCGGGCGGTAAAACCGACCCGCGCCAGATTACATCCCTCGATTTGGCCAAAACCACCAACGACCCGCTGCTGGCCAAAACCCGCAACAATTTGCGCAGGCATTACAACTTCAGCCGCAACGCCAAGCGCAACTTCTCCATTGAAGCCATTTACTCAACCGAGCAGCTAAAGTTTCCCGATGCCGAAGGCGGTGTGTGTGAAAACAAATCGGCACTGGGCGCCGAGGTAAAACTGGATTGCGGCGGCGGGCTGGGCGCGGCCACCATGGTGACCGCAAGCTTTGGCATGATTGCCGCAAGCCGCGGCATTGAGCGTTTTTTACGGACGCAAAATGCGCCAAAAAATTAA
- a CDS encoding SapC family protein, with translation MTKQLLIYGNATPISSERHRNWGIEPTGNLDFAKTVNSVPLTAVEFFNAGESFPVVFTKNGDNVMPLAVMGVKPEQNLFIDDEGKFTGQYLPAFFRRYPFVFSSNDDGKNFLLCLDETYEGCNQEGKGERLFDDEGKQSEYLGKVLEFLKEYQMNFARTQAFCKRLQEWELLEPMEAQFTPNNGGEKIRLGGFLAVSREKLKALEPEKLTELMKNDGMELIFTHLQSLRKFRELIAKVPAEKTEK, from the coding sequence GTGACTAAACAACTTTTGATTTACGGCAATGCCACGCCCATTTCCAGCGAGCGCCACCGCAACTGGGGCATCGAGCCCACCGGCAACCTGGATTTCGCCAAAACCGTAAACTCTGTGCCGCTGACGGCCGTAGAATTTTTTAACGCCGGTGAATCTTTCCCGGTGGTGTTCACCAAAAATGGCGACAACGTTATGCCGCTGGCGGTGATGGGTGTTAAGCCTGAGCAGAACCTGTTTATCGACGACGAAGGCAAGTTCACCGGCCAATACCTGCCGGCTTTCTTCCGTCGCTACCCCTTCGTGTTCTCAAGCAACGACGACGGCAAGAACTTCCTGCTGTGCCTGGATGAAACCTACGAAGGCTGTAACCAGGAAGGCAAAGGCGAGCGCCTGTTCGACGACGAAGGCAAGCAGTCTGAGTACCTGGGCAAGGTGCTGGAATTTTTGAAAGAGTACCAGATGAACTTCGCCCGCACCCAAGCTTTCTGCAAGCGTTTGCAAGAGTGGGAATTGCTGGAGCCCATGGAGGCCCAATTCACCCCGAACAATGGCGGCGAGAAAATCCGCTTGGGTGGATTCTTGGCCGTGAGCCGCGAAAAGCTGAAGGCGCTGGAGCCCGAGAAGCTCACAGAGCTTATGAAAAACGACGGCATGGAGTTGATCTTCACCCACCTGCAGTCGCTGCGTAAGTTCCGCGAGCTGATTGCCAAGGTGCCGGCGGAAAAAACGGAAAAGTAA
- a CDS encoding 5-guanidino-2-oxopentanoate decarboxylase, translating into MQTCGELLAKYLEAYGIEVAFGIPGTHTIELYRGLPQTAIRHVTPRHEQGAGFMADGYARVTGKPAACITVSGPGALNISGAMGQALQDSQPMLVISADNNTWERGLGEGRLHETRNLQAAMAECARWAHTLTRPEDLPKVMARTFAIFASERPGPVHLTLPLDVITAPAGHVPLELWPRPARPAPAPSTLSQAAHLLNNAKRPLLALGGGCADAQPEVLALVDALQAPVSLTHNAKGLLPPDHPLLLGSNPSFASIRHEFEQADVVLAIGTELSETDYDFFFKGDFHIPGTLIRVDIDTAQLTRNCRPHLAIQSDSGAFMAGLTPALGARQAVDSLARVKAAKEKHQAEQHPGYQAFLDCLLSTLPEAIVMGDSTQPAYYAANQFDALRPRSFGSAATGYGTLGWALPAAFGARLGAPERPVIGLLGDGGVQFSLNELATAVEAQIPVALIIWHNSCYEMIAMNFRDAGMAPMACDIYSPDFLKVAEGYGCKSRRATNLAELAEALREAQTATVPTVIEVQESDFIAHAQ; encoded by the coding sequence ATGCAAACCTGCGGCGAGTTATTGGCAAAGTATTTAGAGGCCTACGGCATAGAGGTGGCCTTCGGTATTCCTGGCACCCACACCATCGAGCTCTACCGGGGCCTGCCGCAAACCGCCATCCGCCACGTGACACCCCGCCACGAACAGGGCGCGGGTTTTATGGCCGATGGCTACGCCCGCGTCACCGGCAAGCCGGCTGCATGCATTACCGTTTCCGGCCCCGGCGCGCTCAACATCAGCGGCGCCATGGGCCAGGCCCTGCAAGACTCCCAGCCAATGCTTGTGATTTCCGCCGACAACAACACCTGGGAGCGCGGCCTGGGCGAGGGCCGGCTGCACGAAACCCGCAACCTGCAAGCGGCCATGGCCGAGTGCGCTCGCTGGGCCCACACCCTTACCCGGCCTGAGGATTTGCCCAAAGTCATGGCGCGCACCTTCGCCATTTTTGCAAGCGAAAGGCCAGGGCCTGTGCACCTCACCTTGCCTCTCGATGTGATTACCGCACCGGCCGGCCATGTGCCGCTAGAGCTGTGGCCGCGGCCCGCGCGCCCGGCGCCCGCCCCATCAACCCTAAGCCAGGCCGCCCATTTGCTGAATAATGCCAAGCGCCCGTTGCTTGCCCTTGGCGGTGGCTGCGCCGATGCCCAGCCCGAAGTACTGGCATTGGTAGACGCCCTGCAGGCGCCCGTAAGCCTGACCCACAACGCCAAGGGCCTGCTGCCGCCAGACCACCCGCTGCTGCTGGGTTCAAACCCCTCGTTTGCCTCAATTCGCCACGAGTTCGAGCAGGCCGACGTGGTACTGGCCATTGGCACAGAGCTTTCAGAAACCGATTACGATTTCTTTTTTAAAGGGGATTTTCACATTCCCGGCACATTGATTCGGGTAGACATAGATACCGCCCAACTCACCCGCAACTGCCGCCCGCACTTGGCTATTCAATCAGACAGCGGCGCCTTTATGGCGGGGCTGACACCCGCGCTTGGCGCCCGGCAGGCGGTCGATAGCCTTGCCCGCGTAAAAGCTGCGAAAGAAAAACATCAAGCCGAACAACACCCGGGCTACCAGGCATTTCTGGATTGCCTGCTAAGCACCCTGCCTGAGGCCATTGTGATGGGTGATTCCACCCAGCCTGCCTACTACGCCGCCAACCAGTTCGACGCCCTGCGCCCGCGCAGCTTTGGCTCGGCCGCCACCGGCTACGGCACCCTCGGTTGGGCCCTGCCGGCGGCCTTTGGCGCGCGCCTGGGGGCGCCCGAGCGGCCGGTGATTGGCCTGTTGGGCGACGGCGGCGTGCAGTTTTCGCTCAATGAACTGGCCACCGCCGTTGAAGCACAAATTCCGGTGGCACTCATTATTTGGCACAACAGCTGTTACGAAATGATTGCCATGAACTTCCGCGATGCCGGCATGGCGCCCATGGCCTGCGACATCTATTCGCCGGACTTTTTGAAAGTGGCCGAGGGCTACGGCTGCAAATCCCGCCGGGCCACAAACCTTGCAGAGCTTGCCGAGGCCCTGCGCGAGGCGCAAACCGCCACAGTACCCACGGTCATTGAAGTGCAAGAAAGCGACTTCATCGCGCACGCGCAATAA
- a CDS encoding UDP-glucose/GDP-mannose dehydrogenase family protein, translating into MHITIVGTGYVGLVSGACFADMGNKVTCVDVDAAKIERLRAGEIPIYEPGLEAVVERGIKLDLLNFTTCLPDAMAESNIYFIAVGTPPGEDGSADLKYVLAVAREIGENLQEYAVIVDKSTVPVGTADKVRATIQAELDKRGVNIPFDVVSNPEFLKEGAAINDFMKPDRIVIGTDSERARELMGELYQNFSRNHDKVMYMGVRDAEMTKYAANAMLATKISFMNEIANLCEALDVDVEEVRHGIGSDSRIGYSFIYPGCGYGGSCFPKDVQALVRMAESVNYEARVLNAVEDRNLAQKHVLAAKVKRHLGDDLSGKTIAVWGLAFKPGTDDMREAPSIVLINELLAAGAIVKVHDPEAMTTSKREFAPKHIEEGQLVYCESHFGACNQADALVLVTEWKQYRQPDFERLKTQLNNPLVIDGRNIYNPAKLKQLGFTYEGIGRR; encoded by the coding sequence GTGCACATTACCATCGTAGGAACGGGTTACGTGGGGCTGGTTTCCGGCGCCTGCTTTGCCGATATGGGCAACAAGGTAACCTGTGTCGATGTGGACGCAGCCAAAATCGAGCGCCTGCGCGCGGGCGAAATACCCATTTACGAACCCGGCCTTGAGGCCGTGGTTGAGCGCGGCATCAAGCTTGATCTATTGAACTTCACCACCTGCCTGCCAGATGCCATGGCAGAGTCCAACATCTACTTCATCGCCGTGGGCACCCCGCCGGGTGAAGACGGCTCGGCAGACTTAAAATACGTGCTGGCCGTGGCCCGTGAAATTGGTGAAAACCTGCAGGAATACGCGGTGATTGTGGATAAATCCACCGTACCCGTGGGCACCGCCGACAAGGTGCGCGCCACCATTCAGGCCGAGCTCGACAAGCGCGGCGTGAACATCCCCTTCGATGTGGTGAGCAACCCGGAGTTCCTGAAAGAAGGCGCGGCCATTAACGATTTCATGAAACCCGATCGCATTGTGATAGGCACAGATTCCGAGCGCGCGCGCGAATTAATGGGCGAGCTGTACCAAAACTTTTCGCGCAACCACGACAAAGTCATGTACATGGGCGTGCGCGATGCAGAGATGACCAAGTACGCCGCCAACGCCATGCTGGCCACTAAAATTTCATTCATGAATGAAATTGCCAACCTGTGTGAAGCGCTGGATGTAGACGTAGAAGAAGTGCGCCACGGCATCGGCTCAGATTCGCGCATCGGCTACTCGTTTATCTACCCGGGCTGCGGCTACGGCGGCTCCTGCTTCCCGAAAGACGTGCAGGCGCTGGTGCGCATGGCCGAATCGGTAAACTATGAAGCGCGCGTGTTAAACGCCGTGGAAGATCGCAACCTGGCCCAAAAACACGTGCTGGCAGCCAAAGTAAAACGCCACCTGGGCGATGACTTAAGCGGCAAAACCATTGCGGTGTGGGGCCTGGCGTTTAAGCCCGGTACCGACGACATGCGCGAGGCGCCCTCTATTGTGCTGATCAATGAGCTGCTGGCCGCCGGTGCCATTGTGAAAGTGCACGACCCGGAAGCCATGACCACCTCCAAGCGCGAGTTCGCCCCCAAGCACATTGAAGAAGGCCAGCTGGTTTACTGCGAAAGCCACTTTGGCGCCTGCAACCAGGCCGATGCGCTGGTGCTGGTTACCGAGTGGAAGCAATACCGCCAGCCAGATTTCGAGCGCTTGAAAACGCAGCTCAACAACCCCCTGGTGATTGACGGGCGCAACATCTACAACCCGGCAAAGCTCAAGCAACTGGGCTTTACCTATGAGGGCATTGGCCGGCGCTAA
- a CDS encoding dihydrolipoyl dehydrogenase: protein MTRKQTDIAIIGAGTAGLGAYRAARAFTDNLLLIEGGPYGTTCARVGCMPSKLLIAAAEQAYHHQHNGVFGVDYAPPHIDGAAVMARVRRERDRFAGFVVEDITQFPAEHKLKGQARFIDAHTLAVQLPDGQQLQVQAKRIVIATGSSPHIPDPLKAAADRLLVNDDVFELASLPRSVAVFGPGVIGLELGQALARLGVRVCVFGRSGKLATLSEPELRAKAIAQFNKEFYLDTEARVHHIARTGEAVEIRYQHAQRGEVTETFDYLLAATGRQPNLSGLALENAGLECDERGTPKHNRHTGQCGNSHIFIAGDATNDLPLLHEAADEGKTAGTNAGRSLADMNDVRVEPRRTPMSVVFTEPQIATVGMTLNTLKQQYPGCYATGAVSFENQGRARVMHKNVGAARVYGQHGTGLLLGAELFGPAAEHMAHQLAWVIQMRMTVEQILALPFYHPVLEEGLRTALRDLNHKLSIGPELTANCIDCGPGA, encoded by the coding sequence ATGACACGCAAACAAACCGACATCGCAATCATTGGCGCGGGCACCGCAGGCCTCGGCGCCTACCGGGCGGCGCGCGCGTTTACTGATAACCTGCTGTTGATTGAAGGCGGCCCCTACGGCACCACGTGTGCGCGGGTGGGCTGCATGCCCAGCAAGCTCCTTATTGCCGCCGCAGAGCAGGCCTACCACCATCAACACAACGGCGTGTTTGGTGTTGATTACGCGCCGCCACACATAGACGGCGCGGCGGTCATGGCGCGCGTGCGACGCGAACGCGACCGGTTTGCGGGCTTTGTGGTTGAAGACATAACACAGTTCCCCGCCGAGCATAAGCTCAAAGGCCAAGCGCGCTTTATAGATGCCCACACGCTGGCTGTGCAATTGCCAGACGGCCAACAATTGCAGGTACAAGCCAAGCGCATTGTCATTGCCACAGGCTCCTCACCTCACATTCCCGACCCCCTTAAAGCCGCGGCCGACAGACTGCTGGTTAATGATGACGTATTCGAACTGGCGAGCCTGCCGCGCTCGGTGGCGGTGTTCGGCCCGGGCGTCATTGGCCTGGAGTTGGGCCAGGCCTTGGCGCGCCTGGGTGTGCGTGTGTGCGTATTCGGGCGCTCGGGCAAACTTGCCACACTGAGCGAACCCGAGCTGCGCGCAAAAGCAATTGCGCAATTTAACAAAGAGTTTTACTTAGATACCGAGGCCCGGGTGCATCACATTGCACGCACGGGCGAGGCCGTTGAAATTCGCTACCAGCACGCACAGCGCGGCGAAGTAACCGAAACCTTCGACTACCTGCTTGCCGCCACCGGCCGGCAACCGAACCTCAGCGGCCTGGCACTGGAAAACGCCGGGCTGGAATGCGATGAGCGCGGCACGCCCAAACACAACCGGCACACAGGCCAGTGCGGTAACAGCCATATTTTTATTGCCGGTGATGCAACAAACGACTTGCCGCTGCTGCACGAAGCCGCCGATGAAGGTAAAACCGCCGGCACCAATGCCGGGCGTTCGCTGGCCGATATGAATGACGTGCGCGTTGAACCCAGGCGCACCCCCATGAGCGTGGTTTTTACCGAACCGCAAATCGCCACCGTGGGCATGACCTTAAACACCCTCAAGCAGCAATACCCGGGCTGCTATGCCACAGGTGCGGTGAGTTTTGAAAATCAGGGCCGCGCGCGGGTAATGCACAAAAATGTGGGCGCCGCGCGCGTGTACGGCCAGCATGGCACGGGCTTGCTGTTGGGTGCGGAGTTGTTCGGCCCGGCCGCCGAGCACATGGCCCACCAGCTGGCGTGGGTAATCCAAATGCGCATGACCGTTGAACAAATACTGGCCCTGCCCTTTTATCACCCGGTGCTGGAAGAAGGCTTGCGCACGGCGCTGCGCGACTTAAACCACAAACTCAGCATTGGCCCGGAACTCACGGCCAACTGCATAGATTGCGGCCCCGGCGCCTAG
- a CDS encoding TatD family hydrolase: protein MQWFDTHAHLDLQPLASDAKSVWQQARAAGVCHVLIPGVSPDAWAQTCAQAARLTGAYWAAGLHPWWLEKCPGLSPEHLQRQLHETFENNPQCPPIAVGECGLDGTLATPVALQIPWLEAQLEVAQALGKPAILHAHKAHNEVLQTLKKFPAVRGVIHGFAGSVSLAEQYLSKGWLLGIGGVVTYERAQKTRTTLAALPAGSFVLETDAPAMPIAGRQGLANTPSQLIEIASCVAGLRNESMAELNAHTGRAAKTLWGTALER from the coding sequence GTGCAATGGTTTGATACTCATGCCCATCTGGATTTGCAGCCGCTGGCAAGTGATGCGAAAAGTGTCTGGCAGCAGGCCCGCGCTGCGGGCGTGTGCCATGTGCTCATTCCCGGTGTTAGCCCTGATGCCTGGGCACAAACTTGCGCGCAGGCAGCACGCCTTACGGGTGCTTATTGGGCGGCGGGCTTGCACCCCTGGTGGCTGGAAAAATGCCCGGGCTTAAGCCCGGAGCACTTGCAGCGCCAATTGCATGAGACGTTTGAAAACAACCCGCAATGCCCACCCATTGCCGTGGGTGAGTGCGGCCTGGATGGCACTTTGGCCACACCCGTGGCGCTGCAAATTCCCTGGCTTGAAGCGCAGCTGGAAGTGGCGCAAGCGCTGGGTAAACCCGCCATCTTGCACGCCCATAAAGCGCACAATGAAGTGCTGCAAACCCTGAAAAAATTTCCGGCCGTGCGCGGTGTGATTCACGGCTTTGCAGGCAGTGTGTCACTGGCAGAGCAATACCTGAGCAAGGGTTGGTTGCTGGGCATTGGCGGTGTGGTGACCTATGAGCGCGCGCAAAAAACCCGCACAACCCTGGCGGCCTTGCCGGCCGGCAGTTTTGTTTTGGAAACCGACGCACCTGCTATGCCAATTGCCGGCCGTCAGGGCCTGGCCAATACGCCCAGTCAGTTAATTGAAATTGCAAGCTGCGTGGCGGGCCTGCGAAATGAAAGCATGGCAGAGCTCAATGCGCACACTGGGCGCGCGGCCAAAACACTGTGGGGTACTGCACTTGAACGTTAA
- a CDS encoding cytochrome b, protein MRDTPTGYSSLSKLLHWSSALLVLGLFGLGLWMVTLDYYSNWYNRGPALHISLGLLLMVLTLVRLLWRARNRAPEPLPTHTAWMIRAATWVKRALYMLLLAILISGYFITTAEGQPARFFDWPLLPSLFELDGRTVDAAGLLHLWGAWALIVVVAGHAGAAIFHHLYHKDATLKRMLPFTALDSRASQKAHKASAKDDSTSL, encoded by the coding sequence ATGCGCGATACGCCAACGGGCTATAGCTCACTGTCAAAACTCTTGCATTGGAGCTCTGCGCTGCTCGTGCTCGGCCTGTTTGGCCTGGGCCTTTGGATGGTCACGCTCGATTACTACAGCAACTGGTACAACCGAGGCCCGGCGTTGCACATAAGCCTTGGCCTGCTGTTAATGGTGCTGACGTTGGTGCGCCTTCTGTGGCGTGCCCGCAATCGTGCGCCCGAACCACTGCCCACGCACACGGCCTGGATGATCCGCGCGGCAACCTGGGTGAAACGCGCATTGTATATGTTGCTGCTGGCCATTTTAATCAGCGGCTATTTCATCACCACAGCCGAAGGCCAACCGGCACGGTTTTTCGACTGGCCCTTACTGCCCAGCCTATTTGAGCTTGACGGGCGCACGGTAGATGCCGCGGGCCTGCTACACCTGTGGGGCGCCTGGGCTTTGATTGTTGTAGTGGCAGGCCATGCCGGGGCGGCCATTTTTCATCATCTGTATCACAAAGATGCCACCTTAAAACGCATGCTACCCTTTACTGCGCTAGACTCACGCGCAAGCCAAAAGGCTCACAAGGCCTCAGCCAAAGATGATTCAACATCGCTTTAA
- a CDS encoding YceI family protein: protein MNLATATRSFITKSLAGTALVIAAAGTQAADYVIDNKGAHASINFAIQHLGYSWLTGRFNTFEGSFSYDAEKPAASTVNVTIDTTSVDSNHAERDKHLRGEDFLNTGKHPKATFTSTAVNNVADGGFDLVGNLTLNGVTKPVTIKVSKVGEGKDPWGGYRAGFSGETKLNLKDFNINYNLGPASESVKLWLNVEGIRKK, encoded by the coding sequence ATGAATCTGGCAACTGCAACCCGTTCGTTTATTACCAAATCATTGGCCGGTACGGCATTGGTTATTGCCGCGGCTGGCACCCAAGCGGCAGATTACGTTATTGATAACAAAGGCGCACACGCCAGCATTAACTTTGCCATTCAGCACCTGGGCTACAGCTGGCTTACCGGGCGCTTCAATACCTTTGAAGGCAGCTTCAGCTACGACGCCGAAAAACCTGCTGCAAGCACCGTTAACGTCACCATCGACACCACCAGCGTAGATTCCAACCACGCCGAGCGCGACAAGCATTTGCGCGGTGAAGATTTCCTCAATACCGGCAAGCACCCGAAGGCGACCTTTACCAGCACGGCCGTCAACAATGTGGCAGACGGCGGCTTTGATTTGGTGGGCAACCTCACCCTCAATGGCGTAACCAAGCCCGTCACCATCAAAGTGAGCAAGGTGGGTGAAGGTAAAGATCCGTGGGGCGGTTACCGCGCAGGTTTTTCTGGCGAAACCAAATTGAACCTGAAAGATTTCAATATCAATTACAACCTGGGGCCCGCCTCCGAAAGCGTAAAGCTGTGGCTGAACGTTGAAGGCATTCGTAAAAAATAA